In a genomic window of Pangasianodon hypophthalmus isolate fPanHyp1 chromosome 1, fPanHyp1.pri, whole genome shotgun sequence:
- the uts2r3 gene encoding urotensin-2 receptor → MEDSGSVSLLSSPAPSYTFSFLSNLSTPSSSPSVYPSPSIASTALFCFFLSLLSLLGILGNLYTLGLLIQRRRGPRRRRSMAPSCCLTPACLRTFSPSHSPNSSPTSSSLSSSSLHLQVLSLALADLLYLSTAPFIVYDSLASDWAFGELGCRLLLSLDLLTMHASIFTLTAMSLDRYRAVADPLAASSAPTSGLRRVVLAWGLAVALSLPMMITLHLEDGGNQEGKLCVPAWDEQSSKAYLSVLFCTSILGPGLAIGGLYAALGRHYWVSQTQLAWAGGCSANPPRAPRPKVLLLILGIVLAFWACFLPFWIWQLLPLYRPDVLRVVPVGTQVTVNRILTGLTYGNSCVNPFFYTLLTGKRHRTRGQTASTTAPFCQKGSSVHQ, encoded by the coding sequence ATGGAAGACTCAGGCTCGGTCTCCCTCCTCTCTTCCCCAGCTCCATCTTAcaccttttctttcctctctaaCCTGTCCACCCCTTCCTCTTCTCCCTCAGTTTATCCATCCCCAAGCATAGCCTCCACagctcttttttgtttctttctatcACTCCTTTCCCTTCTGGGCATTCTGGGAAACCTGTACACTCTGGGGCTTCTCATTCAGCGCCGCAGGGGCCCCAGAAGGAGACGCAGTATGGCACCAAGCTGCTGTTTGACTCCTGCTTGCCTTAGAACCTTTTCCCCATCTCACTCTCCTAATTCCTCCCCCACCTCGTCCTCCTTGTCTTCTTCTTCACTTCATCTGCAGGTTCTGAGTCTAGCTTTGGCAGATCTGCTTTACCTCTCCACTGCACCCTTTATCGTCTATGACAGCCTGGCATCTGATTGGGCTTTTGGTGAACTCGGCTGCCGCCTCCTGCTCAGCCTGGACCTGCTCACCATGCACGCCAGCATCTTCACACTGACTGCAATGAGTCTGGACCGATACCGTGCCGTGGCAGACCCTCTTGCTGCATCTTCAGCTCCTACCTCAGGACTGCGGCGTGTGGTACTGGCATGGGGCCTTGCTGTGGCACTCAGCCTACCCATGATGATCACTCTGCACCTGGAGGATGGAGGAAACCAGGAGGGCAAACTGTGTGTTCCAGCATGGGATGAGCAAAGCTCCAAAGCTTACCTCAGTGTACTATTCTGCACCAGCATCCTAGGACCAGGCCTGGCCATCGGGGGTCTGTATGCAGCCTTGGGGCGTCACTACTGGGTTTCACAGACACAGTTGGCCTGGGCTGGTGGATGTAGCGCCAACCCACCCCGTGCTCCTAGACCCAAAGTCCTGCTTCTCATTTTGGGAATTGTGCTTGCATTCTGGGCCTGTTTCCTCCCATTCTGGATCTGGCAGTTACTACCACTCTATCGACCAGATGTTCTACGTGTGGTACCAGTAGGCACACAGGTCACTGTTAACCGGATCCTAACAGGACTAACATATGGGAACTCATGTGtaaatccatttttttacaCGTTACTGACAGGAAAGCGGCACCGGACCAGAGGGCAGACAGCAAGCACAACTGCTCCATTCTGCCAAAAGGGAAGCTCTGTTCACCAGTGA